The Fretibacterium sp. OH1220_COT-178 genome segment CACGGGACCAGCTTCGGGTCCTCCCCGATGAGATCGGCCGAGTCCACCCCGACGGCATTGCCATCGCCGGATGCGATCCCGCCCAACGGCATCACGCAGTTCCGCAGCACGGGCGGACGGACCGAGAGGTTGTACAAGAACAGCGCAGCCCCCTCTGTGTCCGCCCCGTTCCCCCACAGGATCGTGTTGACCACCGTCGGGCTGGAGTTCCTGAGCAGCATTCCGCCGCCGTTGTCGGCTGCGTTGTCCGAGAGAGTGCAGTTCACCACCGTCGGGGCAGATTCGTAAAGGGATATTCCTCCGCCGTAGCTGGCCGTGTTGCCCGAGAAGGTGCAGTTCGCCAGCGTCGGGGCGGATTCGTAGAGGGATATTCCGCCTCCGTTGCTGCTGGCCGTGTTGCCCAAGAAGGTACAGCGCTCCACCATCGGGCTGGATTTCCAGAGGGCCATCCCGCCTCCGTTCCAAACCGTGTTTTCCGAGAAGGTACAGTCCGCCACCGTCGGACTGGAGCCCCCTAGGACCATCCCGCCGCCGAAGTCGTCATGGCCGCGCGTGACCGTGAAGCCGTCCAGCCGAGTGTCCCCGGGCTGAGCCCCGTTGCCGAGACACGCGACGACGCGGCGTTTGCCCTCGCCGTCCAGAATTGTGACGTTCGCCTTTCGGTCGCGGCCGGCGACGGACGTCCCCTCGAGGGTCGCCGGGTACCCGCCCCACAGCTTCACGCCCCTCGGCAAAACCAGCGTCGTTCCCTTGTACGCTCCCGCCGCCACGTGGACGTCCACGGGCCTTTGGGCAGGGTCACGGCCGAAGTCCGCGGAGGCCGCATTCAGCATTGATTGAAGGTTGCCGGCGTTCTCCCAGCTCGTGCCGTCGCCCCGGCCGTCCTCTCTGACGAAGTACGCCGCTTCCGTGCGCCCCGCCCCCAGGAACGCCATGCCGAGCGCACAGAAAAG includes the following:
- a CDS encoding right-handed parallel beta-helix repeat-containing protein gives rise to the protein MWGLPGVWGLLFCALGMAFLGAGRTEAAYFVREDGRGDGTSWENAGNLQSMLNAASADFGRDPAQRPVDVHVAAGAYKGTTLVLPRGVKLWGGYPATLEGTSVAGRDRKANVTILDGEGKRRVVACLGNGAQPGDTRLDGFTVTRGHDDFGGGMVLGGSSPTVADCTFSENTVWNGGGMALWKSSPMVERCTFLGNTASSNGGGISLYESAPTLANCTFSGNTASYGGGISLYESAPTVVNCTLSDNAADNGGGMLLRNSSPTVVNTILWGNGADTEGAALFLYNLSVRPPVLRNCVMPLGGIASGDGNAVGVDSADLIGEDPKLVPCDAEGAETHDPSKIRFYALGTGSSALGRGQPVGSRILGDSGNARTVVVPSNDQRGYVRPQGGNTDIGSWQGNDPEPDRR